A window of the Juglans microcarpa x Juglans regia isolate MS1-56 chromosome 5D, Jm3101_v1.0, whole genome shotgun sequence genome harbors these coding sequences:
- the LOC121264259 gene encoding homeobox protein SBH1-like: MESGSNGTSCMMAFGENNYGLCPVMMMPLMTSHSHHHPNADTNSLLLPIPPTNNHDQNQNRSNISSFVFHDQNNNSNTGCYFMENNNSNIQSSSSAEKVKIMAHPHYQRLLTAYVNCQKVGAPPEVVARLEETCASAATMGQTGTGCIGEDPALDQFMEAYCEMLTKYEQELSKPFKEAMLFLQRTECQFKALTVSSSDSGGGEAVDRSGSSEEEVDLNNNLIDPQAEDRELKGQLLRKYSGYLGSLKQEFMKKRKKGKLPKEARQQLLDWWSRHYKWPYPSESQKLALAESTGLDQKQINNWFINQRKRHWKPSEDMQFVVMDAAHPQYYMDNVLGNPFSMDISPTML; the protein is encoded by the exons atgGAGAGTGGTTCTAATGGCACTTCTTGTATGATGGCTTTTGGAGAAAACAACTATGGCTTATGTCCAGTGATGATGATGCCTCTAATGACTTCTCATAGTCATCATCATCCTAATGCAGACACTAATAGTCTACTCCTCCCTATACCTCCCACCAACAATCACGATCAAAATCAAAACCGCAGTAACATCTCCTCTTTCGTTTTTCATGACCAGAACAATAATAGCAACACTGGCTGTTATTTCATGGAGAACAACAACAGCAACATCCAGAGCAGCAGTTCCGCCGAGAAGGTTAAGATCATGGCTCATCCTCACTACCAACGGCTCTTGACTGCCTATGTCAATTGCCAAAAG GTCGGAGCGCCTCCTGAGGTGGTGGCACGACTAGAAGAAACGTGTGCTTCAGCGGCCACAATGGGCCAGACAGGTACGGGCTGCATCGGTGAAGATCCGGCGCTGGATCAGTTCATGGAGGCCTACTGTGAGATGCTGACCAAGTACGAGCAAGAGCTTTCAAAACCCTTCAAGGAAGCCATGCTTTTCCTCCAAAGGACCGAGTGCCAGTTCAAAGCCCTCACAGTTTCTTCTTCAGATTCTG GGGGTGGAGAGGCTGTGGATAGGAGTGGATCATCTGAAGAAGAAGTTGATTTGAATAACAACTTGATTGATCCGCAGGCGGAGGACCGAGAGCTGAAAGGTCAGCTTTTGCGCAAATACAGTGGATATTTAGGCAGTCTGAAACAGGAGTTCatgaaaaagaggaagaaagggaaacTACCAAAAGAAGCTAGGCAACAGTTGCTGGATTGGTGGAGCAGGCATTACAAATGGCCTTACCCATCG GAGTCACAGAAGCTGGCTCTAGCTGAATCAACTGGCCTGGATCAGAAGCAAATAAACAACTGGTTCATCAATCAAAGAAAACGGCATTGGAAGCCTTCTGAAGATATGCAGTTCGTAGTGATGGATGCTGCCCACCCCCAGTATTACATGGACAATGTCTTGGGCAACCCCTTTTCCATGGATATCTCGCCCACTATgctatga
- the LOC121264256 gene encoding chromatin remodeling protein EBS-like has translation MAKTRPGKRDIDSYTIRGTNKVVRAGDCVLMRPSDTGKPPYVARIEKIEMDGRNNVKVRVRWYYRPEESIGGRRQFHGAKELFLSDHYDVQSAHTIEGKCTVHSFKNYTKLENVGAEDYYCRFEYKAATGGFTPDRVAVYCKCEMPYNPDDLMVQCEGCKDWYHPACVGTTIEEAKKLDRFVCSECSSDEDGKKPQITFSASPAADAKVEPKRRRR, from the exons ATGGCCAAAACTAGACCTGGCAAGAGGGACATAGATTCCTACACCATTAGAGGCACCAACAAGGTTGTCAGAG CTGGGGACTGCGTGCTGATGCGACCATCGGACACGGGTAAGCCCCCATATGTGGCGCGCATAGAGAAGATCGAGATGGATGGTCGGAACAACGTGAAGGTGAGGGTGAGGTGGTACTATCGGCCCGAGGAGTCAATCGGAGGGCGGAGACAGTTCCACGGAGCCAAGGAACTCTTCTTGTCCGACCACTATGACGTGCAGAGCGCCCACACTATCGAAGGGAAGTGCACCGTTCACTCGTTCAAGAACTACACCAAGCTTGAGAATGTTGGGGCTGAAGATTACTATTGCCGATTTGAGTACAAGGCTGCTACTGGAGGGTTCACTCCCGACCGAGTGGCCGT GTACTGCAAATGTGAGATGCCTTACAACCCAGATGACCTCATGGTGCAATGTGAGGGGTGCAAGGATTG GTATCATCCTGCTTGTGTGGGCACAACCATTGAAGAAGCTAAAAAATTGGATCGCTTTGTGTGTTCTGAATGTTCATCTGATGAGGATGGTAAAAAACCCCAGATTACATTTTCAGCATCACCAGCTGCTGATGCCAAG